A stretch of DNA from Rattus rattus isolate New Zealand chromosome 1, Rrattus_CSIRO_v1, whole genome shotgun sequence:
TGCATACGGTTGGCAGCAGGGTCGTGGATCTGTGGTTTCCTTTCCCCTTTGGTGCATACTTTCTTCACCATGAGTCTGCCATATTGTGGGCCCAACAGAGTCAACCACTACTTCTGTGAAAGTCCTTCAGTGCGGAGCCTGGCTTGCATGGATACCCACCTCATTGAGATGGTGGACCTGGTCCTGAGTGTTTCTATGATTATCACTCCAATCTCCCTCATTGTGGCCTCCTACATTCGCATTGCCATGGCAATTCTGAAGATCAACTCCACCCAGGGCCGCTGCAAGGCTTTCTCTACCTGTGCCTCCCACCTGACTGTGGTTACCCTCTTCTATGCTCCAGCCTCTTATGTCTACATGAGGCCCAGCTCCAGCTACTCCCCTGAGCGAGACAAGCAGATCTCACTCTTTTACAATGCCTTCACAGCCTTGCTCAACCCTGTGGTCTACAGTCTGAGAAACAAGGACATCAAGAGAGCATTTCTCAAGATGATAGGACGTGTTAGGGTGGACTTGTGAAGCAGGATGGTAAAGCCTTAGATAAACATTGCATAAAATGTTCAGTGTTTAAGGCatagtgtctttgttgtatgtgagCAACATTGTGCATGTGACTTGAATTGGGGACATTTATGAAACTGAGAGGGCTGTCTTGATGAAGTATAGTTTTACAGAAAACACCACCATATCTTAGGGGCTATAAGTGGAGAGACTCACTCGTTCCTCACATTTGCTCAAAATTTGTTGGGAATTCATTCATGTAGTCAGTCTCAGTTCTGTCCTGAAAGAGCCATCCGGTATACAATACACTCAAGAACAGAAGGAATGGAATATTGGATAAAACCTATAACATCTCACTTCTCAATAGCGATCAGCCTCCCTTGGCAGACATTCTTTGGCCAGTGAAAGCATCAAAATCCAGCCTGACAGCAAGAGGTTGGGAAATATTTTACTTCCACAGAGAAGCAATGTAAGTCATGTGACAGTGGTCTGGTGTTTATAGTTCCAGTATAGAGAAATGAATAATTACTAGGAGTTATGTAGCGGGCTGTATTTTCCTGGAAGCCCACTGCATACATGTAAGTCAGCAGGAGACATGTTGTTAGTGATATTGTAATAGAAACAGTAGAGGCTGATGTGCTGTAGGCTAAGTAATACAGCACAGGTTGTGATTATTAAAAGTAAAGCAGTGTGGAATGGAAGTACAGATTGAGACCAAGCTTCCTGCCTAAATTCAATGTAGTCTCTGGTTAAACATAATGAAGTCCACATTGTGTGGTCAAGTGGAAGCTGAGGGAGCTGGATTTCCTTGCAGAAGTCCCAGCTCTTGCTGCAAGTGGCATGAAGCATCTGAGGACACGTCTCCTCTGTGACAGCTGACGCTGGTCCTTTCCTACACTGAGGTGGTGGTGTCCTTTACCTATCAGCTCCAGAGTAGCTCTTGTCTGGCCAATAAGAATTCCTCTGTGCTTCAGGGCCTGAACTATTCTTTCACTAATGATGTCTGCCtcctgattttcttctttaaccATGGTTGTGGGGTGTGCCCTGAATATAATCCATTGATAGGATTTATTATTTAGTGTGGGTTCATGTTAAGAGAAGGCCTTATAAACCCCACGCCAGCTCGGACTTTTCAATGTGTCTAGAAACAATGTTGAATTTCAgatcttcctgtccccacctcccattaCTGTGATTATGGGTCTATGACACAAGACCTGCTGATAGTTTGGTTCTGGGAGAGTCCATTGTATCATAAAGCTCTCCCCTCGGTAAAATCCAACTCAGCCacttttatctctgtattttcaaCATATTCAAGACATTATTACCTGATGCCAGGTCCTAAAATACTCTTGTATatgttaaaatttcatttacattttgatcctTTTTATGGTAATTTTGTTCACAGTTTGTGGCCAGGGTCCAATttcattcttttgtgtgtggATGTCCATTGTCTCATCATTGTCTGTTGAAAACAGTGCCTGTGTCATTGAGTCATCTTTATATCCTTGACCATTATTGATTGATGTACATTTTACTGCTTCTGTTGAGTTCACTAAGATAAAGCCATCTTTCCTGACTCCATTTTGTGTTTGACTAGACAGTTCTCTACCTCCCTTCCCAGAAAGGCTACATCTGCCTTGTCAAGATAGTCGAGATTTTTCATGACCTTAACTATAGTCCAGATGTATTAACCAAAATAACTGTCAAGTTATGTGTAAAATGACAACTATGTCCTCCCAGGAATGAACAATTCTAGGTCCCTCTGACTATCGTTTAACTGTTATATTTTATTCGTTTTCGCTTTGAAATCTGTATCCCTGAACTTGGCACCAAGAGGTTCTTCAGAGGATTGAGTCAACTCCTGGTCTGGCTATCAATAAAAAggacttaaatttctttttttaattggatttttaaaatttacatttcaagcattatcccctttcctgtttcccatccataaaccccatatcccatatctgcttccccttcttctatgagggtgttccccaatgCATCAATCCTCCCCTTcctgccaccccaccctgccATTACACTACACTGGGGACCAAAGACTTGTcctgccattggtgcccaacaaggccatcctgtggtacatatgcagctggagccatcagtcTGTCCaagtgtagtctttgggtagtggctaagtccctgggagctctggttgttggtagtgttgttcttatggggttgcaagctccttcagtcctttctttaattccttcaacagggatcctgttctcagttcaatggtttgctgctaacattcgcctctgtattcgTCACACTCTGACTGaacccctcaggagacagctacattaggcttctgtcagcatgcacttcttggcttcatcaatattttctagttttggtggcagggctggattcccaggtggggcaggctctgaatatccattccctcagactctgctccaaagtttgtctccatatccccattctatgaatatttttgttctcctttctaagaaggactgaagcatccgcattttggtcatccttcttcttgaggttcatgtggtctgtggattgtatcttggggaattcgatcttttgggctaatatccacttatcagtgagtgcataccatgcgtctttttctgtgattgggttacctcactcaggatggtaatttctagttccacccatttgcctctgaatttcatgatgtcattgtttttgatagctgagtagtattccattgtgtagatgtaccacattttctgtatccattcctctgttgaagggcatctgggttctttccagcttctggctattataaataaggctgctatgaacatagtggagcatgtgtccttgttatatgttggagcatcttttgggtatatgcccaggagaggcatagctgggtcctcaggtagtgcaatgtccaattctctgaggaacctccagactgatttccagaatggttgtaccagtttgcaatcccaccgacaatggaggagtgttcctctttctccacatcttcaccagcatctgctgtcacctgagtttttgatcttagccattctgactggtgtgaggtggaatctcaggttgttttgatttatatttccctgttgactaaagatgttgaacatttcttaagcacttctcagacattcagtattcctcagctgagaattctttgtttagctctgtaccccattttttaatagagttatttggctctctggagtctaacttcttgagttctttaaatatattggatattaaccctctgtaagatgttggattggtaaagatctttccccaaatctgctggtttccattttgtcctaattacagtgtcttttgccttacagaagctttgcagttttatgagatcccgtttgtcaattcttgatcttagcgcataagccattggtattttgttcaggaaattttccccaatgcccatgtgttcgaggctcttccccactttttcttctattagttcgattgtatctggtttgatgtggagatccttgatccacttggtctcaagctttgtacagggcaataagaatgggtcaatttgcattcttctacaagcttacctacagttgaaccagcactatttattttaaatgctatcttttccccaatggatggttttagctcctttgtcaaagttcaagtgaccacaggtgtatgggttcatttctgggtcttcaagtctattctgttcatctacctgtctgtctctgtaccaataccatgcagtttttatcactattgctctgtaatacagcttgacttcagggatggtgattcccccagaatttttttattgttgaggatcgTTTTGGCTATCCAGGgttcttgttattccaaatgaatttgtacaTTGCTCttttaactctataaagaattgagttggaattttgatggggattgcattgaatctgtagatcgctttttgcaaaatggccatttttattatattaatcctgccaatctatgaccataggagatctttccatcttctgagatcttctgcaatttctttcttctgtgacttaaagttcttgtcatacagatctttcacttgcttggttagagtcataccgaggtattttatgtaatttgggaCTATTGcaaagtgtgtcatttccctaatttctttctctccttgtttatcctttgagtacaagaaggctattgatttgtttgagataattttacattcagccactttgttgaagttgtttatcaggctaagtaattctctggtggaacttctgtggtcacttaagtatgctatcatatcatctgcaaatagtgatattttttgatttactcctttccaatttgtatccctttgacctccttttgttgtctgattgctctggctaggtcttcgagtactatattgaataagttgcGAGAGAGCGGGCAGCCTTTTCTattccctgactttagtgggattccttcaattttctttccattggtttgatgttggatactggtttgctgtatattgcttttcatatgtttatgtatgagccttgaattactgatctttccaagattttttaacatgaaggggtgttgaattttttaaatgctttctcagcatctaatgagatcatcatgtttttttccctttgagtttgtccacaaagtggattatgttgatggattccTGCATATTGAACTATGCCTAccttcctgggatgaagtctacttgctCATGGTGGATGTTTATTTTGATGTGATCGTGgtttcggtttgtgagaattttatcaagtagttttgcatcaatattcataagggagattggtgtgaagttctgtttctttgttgggtgtttgtgtggtttaggtgtaagcataattgtggcttcatagaaggaactgggtagtgctccttctgtttgtattttgtggaatagtttggacagcattgATATGAGGTCATCTATGattgtctgatagaattctccactaaacctttctggtcctgggctctttttggatggAAAACTTCTAATAACTGCcgctatttctttaggagttatgggactttttagatggtttatctgaacctgatttaactttggtacctggtatctatctagacaattgtccatttcatacagattttccagttttgttgaatttaggtttttgtagtgggatctgattgCTTTTAGACTTTCCTCAGCTTATGTtttaagtctcccttttcattcctgattttgttaatttggatacactctctctgtgccctttggttagtctggctaagggtttatctatcttgttgattttctcaaacaaccagctcctggttctgttgattctttgtataatccttttcatttttgcttggttgatttcagccctgagtttgattatttcctgccttctactcctcttgtgtgtatttgtttctttttgttctagagcttttgggtgtgctgtcaagctgctaatgtatgctctctcctgtttcttgttggaggcactcagagctatgggttttcctcttagcactgctttcattgtgtcccataagtttgggtatgttgtaccttcatttttattaaattctaaaatgtctttaatttctttctttatttcttccttgaccatgttatcactaagtagagcattattcaacttccatgtgtctgtgggctttctgtcgttttttgttgttattgaagaccagtcttagtgcatggggATCTGATTggatacatggaattatttctatcttcctgtatctgttgaggcctgttttctgatgGATtgtatggccaattttggagaagattccatgaggtgctgagaagaaggtatatccatttgttttaggatgaaatgttcaataaatatctgttaaatccatttggttcataacttctgttagtttctctatgtctctgtttactttctgtttccacaatctgtccattgatgagagtggggtgttgaattctcccactaATCTTGTGTGAGgcgcaatgtgtgttttgagctttagtgaggtttcttttacgtatgtagatgcccttgtatttggagcatagatatttaggattgagagttcatcttggtggaattttcctttgatgaatatgaagtgtctttccttatcttttttgatgacttttcattgaatgtcgattttatttgatattagaatggctactccagcttgcttctttggaccatttgcttgaaaaatgttttctagccttttactctgaggtagtgtctgtctttgtcactatggtgtgtttcctgtatgtagcaacaTGCTCAGTCccatttacatatccagtctgttagtctatgcctttttattggggaattgagtccattgatgttaagagatattaagggatagtgatcgttgcttcctgttatgtttgttgttagagatggaattatgtttgtgcatctctcttattttatt
This window harbors:
- the LOC116910018 gene encoding olfactory receptor 2A12-like produces the protein MIPRQNQSWVSEFILLGFSSDPMTNSILFLVFLLIYLSSVLGNGLIIMLVCLDTQLHTPMYFFLCTLSLLDMSYVTTTVPQMLVHLLAHSQTISFAGCWLQMYVFGALGVTECTFFVVMAYDRYVAICYPLRYTIILNGGLCIRLAAGSWICGFLSPLVHTFFTMSLPYCGPNRVNHYFCESPSVRSLACMDTHLIEMVDLVLSVSMIITPISLIVASYIRIAMAILKINSTQGRCKAFSTCASHLTVVTLFYAPASYVYMRPSSSYSPERDKQISLFYNAFTALLNPVVYSLRNKDIKRAFLKMIGRVRVDL